One stretch of Anabrus simplex isolate iqAnaSimp1 chromosome 3, ASM4041472v1, whole genome shotgun sequence DNA includes these proteins:
- the LOC136866606 gene encoding oocyte zinc finger protein XlCOF6-like isoform X2: MDQKIEIKEEAVWREGHFNATDIKEEVTIEEHTTDQLEPHIKEEDSAENVVVFFRGPMDTCDNNSKILETGSDLICNMPPHNVSHQQVLSHSGERPIHPLECSNMVFLKSSVKRQVSTCRERPQHRTASGKATLSMSLHSEVQSHSDVSKNQCSTCGKSFKKKFLLDQHIRSHTGERPYLCEECGRKFSTKSGLKRHLLNHADNRPTDKRPFKCTECGRSFLQRSYLIIHKLLHTGERPFQCTECGVSFSQTSSLLKHRFTHTREYPHSCSECGKGFIDTGNLKRHMVTHTKVRMHSCKECGKFFSLKDSLKMHVLSHSCHLKATAAERPYGCDVCGKRYSDKKSLRTHMRTHTGLRPHCCFICGKCFTQKSNLTSHMAIHSGERPYCCSECSGTFSRKSYLQQHHLRMHARERPH; this comes from the exons AATGCTACAGACATTAAGGAGGAAGTAACTATAGAAGAACATACAACGGATCAACTGGAGCCACATATCAAAGAAGAAGACAG TGCGGAGAATGTTGTAGTATTCTTCAGAGGTCCGATGGATACATGTGATAATAACAGCAAGATATTGGAAACAGGAAGTGATCTCATTTGCAATATGCCACCTCATAATGTAAGCCACCAACAAGTGTTGTCTCACTCTGGAGAAAGGCCAATCCATCCTTTAGAATGCAGTAATATGGTTTTTCTTAAATCTTCCGTCAAGAGACAAGTATCAACCTGCAGGGAAAGGCCCCAACATCGTACTGCAAGTGGTAAAGCTACACTGTCCATGTCTCTTCATTCAGAAGTGCAAAGTCACTCAGATGTATCGAAAAACCAATGTAGTACATGTGGTAAAAGTTTCAAAAAGAAGTTTCTCCTTGATCAACACATTCGCTCTCACACAGGGGAACGTCCATACTTATGTGAGGAGTGTGGTAGGAAATTTTCCACTAAATCTGGTCTTAAGAGACATCTCCTTAATCATGCTGATAATCGTCCAACTGATAAACGTCCATTCAAATGTACTGAATGCGGTAGAAGCTTCCTTCAGAGAAGTTATCTTATTATACACAAATTACTTCACACTGGTGAACGCCCGTTCCAATGTACCGAATGTGGTGTTTCCTTTTCTCAGACGTCTAGCCTTCTAAAACACCGTTTCACACATACACGGGAGTACCCTCATAGTTGTAGCGAATGTGGTAAAGGCTTTATAGATACCGGCAATCTCAAGAGGCACATGGTAACGCACACCAAAGTACGAATGCACTCCTGTAAGGAATGTGGCAAATTTTTTTCTCtgaaagatagtctaaaaatgcacgTTCTTTCTCATTCCTGTCATCTGAAAGCTACTGCTGCAGAACGCCCGTATGGTTGTGATGTATGTGGCAAGAGGTACAGCGATAAGAAGTCTCTTCGCACTCACATGCGAACGCACACTGGATTACGTCCGCATTGCTGTTTTATTTGTGGTAAATGCTTTACTCAAAAGAGCAATCTTACCAGTCATATGGCCATTCATAGCGGTGAACGCCCTTACTGTTGTAGTGAATGTAGTGGAACATTTTCTCGGAAATCTTATCTACAGCAACACCATCTGCGGATGCACGCCAGGGAACGTCCACATTAA
- the LOC136866606 gene encoding oocyte zinc finger protein XlCOF6-like isoform X1, whose translation MDQKIEIKEEAVWREGHFENFEPESAVARVKVETKPELTEPGPSQNATDIKEEVTIEEHTTDQLEPHIKEEDSAENVVVFFRGPMDTCDNNSKILETGSDLICNMPPHNVSHQQVLSHSGERPIHPLECSNMVFLKSSVKRQVSTCRERPQHRTASGKATLSMSLHSEVQSHSDVSKNQCSTCGKSFKKKFLLDQHIRSHTGERPYLCEECGRKFSTKSGLKRHLLNHADNRPTDKRPFKCTECGRSFLQRSYLIIHKLLHTGERPFQCTECGVSFSQTSSLLKHRFTHTREYPHSCSECGKGFIDTGNLKRHMVTHTKVRMHSCKECGKFFSLKDSLKMHVLSHSCHLKATAAERPYGCDVCGKRYSDKKSLRTHMRTHTGLRPHCCFICGKCFTQKSNLTSHMAIHSGERPYCCSECSGTFSRKSYLQQHHLRMHARERPH comes from the exons AATGCTACAGACATTAAGGAGGAAGTAACTATAGAAGAACATACAACGGATCAACTGGAGCCACATATCAAAGAAGAAGACAG TGCGGAGAATGTTGTAGTATTCTTCAGAGGTCCGATGGATACATGTGATAATAACAGCAAGATATTGGAAACAGGAAGTGATCTCATTTGCAATATGCCACCTCATAATGTAAGCCACCAACAAGTGTTGTCTCACTCTGGAGAAAGGCCAATCCATCCTTTAGAATGCAGTAATATGGTTTTTCTTAAATCTTCCGTCAAGAGACAAGTATCAACCTGCAGGGAAAGGCCCCAACATCGTACTGCAAGTGGTAAAGCTACACTGTCCATGTCTCTTCATTCAGAAGTGCAAAGTCACTCAGATGTATCGAAAAACCAATGTAGTACATGTGGTAAAAGTTTCAAAAAGAAGTTTCTCCTTGATCAACACATTCGCTCTCACACAGGGGAACGTCCATACTTATGTGAGGAGTGTGGTAGGAAATTTTCCACTAAATCTGGTCTTAAGAGACATCTCCTTAATCATGCTGATAATCGTCCAACTGATAAACGTCCATTCAAATGTACTGAATGCGGTAGAAGCTTCCTTCAGAGAAGTTATCTTATTATACACAAATTACTTCACACTGGTGAACGCCCGTTCCAATGTACCGAATGTGGTGTTTCCTTTTCTCAGACGTCTAGCCTTCTAAAACACCGTTTCACACATACACGGGAGTACCCTCATAGTTGTAGCGAATGTGGTAAAGGCTTTATAGATACCGGCAATCTCAAGAGGCACATGGTAACGCACACCAAAGTACGAATGCACTCCTGTAAGGAATGTGGCAAATTTTTTTCTCtgaaagatagtctaaaaatgcacgTTCTTTCTCATTCCTGTCATCTGAAAGCTACTGCTGCAGAACGCCCGTATGGTTGTGATGTATGTGGCAAGAGGTACAGCGATAAGAAGTCTCTTCGCACTCACATGCGAACGCACACTGGATTACGTCCGCATTGCTGTTTTATTTGTGGTAAATGCTTTACTCAAAAGAGCAATCTTACCAGTCATATGGCCATTCATAGCGGTGAACGCCCTTACTGTTGTAGTGAATGTAGTGGAACATTTTCTCGGAAATCTTATCTACAGCAACACCATCTGCGGATGCACGCCAGGGAACGTCCACATTAA